From one Plasmodium malariae genome assembly, chromosome: 12 genomic stretch:
- the PmUG01_12040600 gene encoding conserved Plasmodium protein, unknown function produces the protein MVKANICSSTGNAEKIISKKIIEKKYEKSKNIDNNQKFPIKNKYAINKIENNKINGINSTGTFNKLNSAIRSYANEGVLNKKGNEANIRSESNHHKEDSKINYEIINSISKNLNHQLSRGVGDDYVKSLITQVSYSHLFTLLKNILTYLPFSINDYLIGTLELKEVIDSKYNTCFQLYDKNELMKYIYENESKNIVDNKVYNLFKKYKIMKNKKGFINHLHVLNFKENSNNPNLEELIIQKSRIFIYKIHSFIEGRQLNLSYIYEICYGLSYKTETFLLSVFIFDCYMHRINEMTEKNHYKKIKLLVIICSVLLALIKTQVFNGTSIMYLNDILYFVNKFRNNKVNYTCIEISNKQMEILKLLPINYNNYWTYSELTYVYFINLKNCSKKYPAIKIYYIFLEHFGFLYFIFDVIYAYSMYITAVGSYKLIPPSRIVSTIILYFSNAFYNRMSNSLIFQEKFCEEIFHLPFANDLFMWSYLFLDNFIYFFENCVIPNKNYSSIYSIFYETGRMLNIHTVF, from the coding sequence ATGGTCAAGGCAAATATATGCTCGAGCACCGGAAAtgcagaaaaaataattagtaaaaaaataatagaaaaaaaatatgagaaaAGTAAGAACATTGATAATAACCAAAAATTTCccatcaaaaataaatatgcaattaacaaaatagagaataataaaatcaaTGGGATTAACAGTACAGgtacttttaataaattaaattctgCCATCAGAAGTTATGCAAATGAAGGTgttctaaataaaaaaggtaatGAAGCGAACATCCGTAGTGAATCGAACCACCACAAAGAGGatagcaaaataaattatgaaattattaacagTATTAGTAAGAACTTAAATCATCAATTAAGTAGAGGTGTAGGTGACGACTATGTGAAAAGTCTAATAACTCAAGTAAGTTATAGTCATCTTTTTACCCtcctaaaaaatatattaacgtACTTACCATTTTCTATTAATGATTATCTTATCGGTACCTTAGAACTTAAGGAAGTCATAGATAgcaaatataatacatgttttcagttatatgataaaaacgaactgatgaaatatatatatgaaaatgagTCTAAAAACATAGTAGataataaagtatataacttatttaagaaatataaaataatgaaaaataaaaaaggatttataaatcatttacatgttttaaattttaaagaaaattcaAACAATCCTAATCTTGAGGaattaataattcaaaaatcaagaatttttatatataaaatccaTTCTTTTATAGAAGGAAGACAAttaaatttatcatatatatacgaaatATGTTATGGGTTATCATACAAAACAGAAACATTCTTATTatctgtttttatatttgattGTTACATGCACCGTATTAATGAAATGACTgaaaaaaatcattataaaaaaattaaattattagttATCATATGTTCAGTTTTATTAGCATTAATTAAAACTCAAGTGTTTAATGGAACAagtattatgtatttaaatgACATACtgtattttgtaaataaatttagaaataacAAAGTGAACTATACATGTATAGAAATTTCAAATAAACAGatggaaatattaaaattattaccaatcaattataataattattggACATATTCTGAATTAACTTATgtctattttattaatttaaaaaattgttcaaAGAAATATCCTGCAATcaagatatattatatttttttggaaCATTTTggatttttatattttatttttgatgtAATTTATGCTTATTCCATGTACATAACAGCAGTCGGTTCGTATAAGCTCATACCACCTAGTAGAATTGTTTCTAccattattttgtattttagtAATGCCTTTTATAATCGAATGAGTAATAGCTTGATTTTTCAAGAAAAATTTTGTGAAGAAATTTTCCACTTACCTTTTGCAAATGATTTGTTCATGTGGTCATATCTTTTTTTGGAcaactttatttatttttttgaaaattgtGTTATacctaataaaaattattcttccatatactccattttttatgaaacGGGGCGTATGCTGAACATCCACACGGTTTTTTGA
- the PmUG01_12040500 gene encoding micro-fibrillar-associated protein, putative yields MGTVNELLNYFTVNDDTNDLVNSDKEKKEKAVVRRYFPGKKPHYAKKINADDDDDDDDDDDEEDDKEDDEEDDYDYDNQFNEELTEKLRKKEQEKKKKKKGVAHKDIETQSNKLNAIDNRYERLKNKSKKSPRKEWRIKGDDLERLKRRVREVKVNDYSVLNKEDGNNVKGKDEKKDSYTHFPVSEHENDELDDEEDDEGVDNDDDDDEEDDDEDDEEDDDDDEEDDDEQNDYENTMKHEFISKNCRKTLIEKKTKEDIEKKKLENLNEEKELIEIEKKENVIKETLTQEMIEEKLKNKENNVYSSEEDFEDDEKDEELNEEEYELWKIRHMNRLKRDEQDRKKYEILKMEIKERRKMTDKEIIEENKKLPHKEKKKKKKMLFMQKYYHRGGFYQDLFEEGKEEIYLRDYNEPVYEDRIDKENLPKVLQVRRGNFGKQGQTKYTHLLDNDTSKKNSLWKNNDSLYRSKKKKDLFERPTYKKK; encoded by the exons ATGGGTACTGTAAATGAACTCCTAAACTACTTTACTGTTAACGACGATACCAATGATTTAGTAAACAGtgataaagagaaaaaggaaaaggcaGTTGTCAGGAGATATTTTCCTGGAAAA AAGCCGCATTATGCCAAAAAAATCAACgctgatgatgatgatgatgatgatgatgacgATGATGAAGAGGATGATAAAGAGGATGATGAAGAGGATGACTATGACTACGACAACCAATTTAATGAGGAGCTTActgaaaaattaagaaaaaaagagcaggaaaaaaaaaaaaaaaaaaagggagtAGCACATAAAGACATTGAAACGCAATCCAACAAACTTAACGCAATTGATAATCGATACGAGAgactaaaaaataagagtAAAAAATCGCCAAGAAAAGAATGGC GTATAAAGGGAGACGATCTGGAAAGATTAAAGAGAAGGGTGAGAGAAGTGAAAGTAAATGATTACTCAGTACTGAACAAAGAAGACGGTAATAACGTAAAGGGAAAAGATGAAAAGAAGGATAGTTATACACATTTTCCAGTAAGTGAACATGAAAATGATGAACTGGATGATGAAGAAGATGACGAGGGAGTCGACAATGACGATGATGATGACGAGGAAGACGATGATGAGGATGACGAGGAAGACGATGATGACGACGAGGAAGACGATGATGAACAAAATGATTATGAGAATACTATGAAACATGagtttatttcaaaaaattgtagaaaaacactaatagaaaaaaaaacaaaagaagatatagaaaagaaaaaattggaaaaccTAAATGAGGAGAAAGAATTAAtcgaaatagaaaaaaaagaaaatgtaataaaagaAACATTAACTCAAGAAATGattgaagaaaaattaaagaacaaagaaaataatgtataCTCGTCAGAAGAAGATTTTGAAGATGATGAAAAAGATGAAGAATTAAATGAGGAAGAATATGAATTATGGAAAATAAGACACATGAACAGATTAAAAAGAGATGAACaagatagaaaaaaatatgaaattttaaaaatggaaattaaggaaagaaggaaaatgacagataaagaaataattgaagaaaataaaaaattaccacataaagaaaagaaaaaaaagaaaaaaatgttatttatgCAAAAGTATTATCATAGAGGAGGATTTTATCAAGATTTATTTGAAGAAGGAAAAGAAGAGATATATTTACGAGATTATAATGAACCTGTTTATGAAGATAGAAttgataaagaaaatttaccAAAAGTTTTGCAAGTAAGAAGAGGAAATTTTGGAAAACAAGGACAAACAAAGTATACCCATTTATTAGACAATGatacttcaaaaaaaaattccttaTGGAAAAACAATGATTCACTTTATCGCtccaaaaagaaaaaagactTGTTCGAGCGACCCacctacaaaaaaaaatga
- the PmUG01_12040800 gene encoding protein BCP1, putative, producing the protein MPTFMTYIKEKNIFVKNSEQVMEDEKTAGRSVNQKREKIKVEKNAQMNRNTNNNMNNFERKSEKIGGREKSKRNQNIKREKLKMNKNMIKKKGKKKKKKMKLNEKMNEKVNEKVNEKVNEKVNEKVNEKLNKKMSEKMSEKMSEKLNEKLKQRTDKVSEYKEKQVGGYVQGNITSQGSPEKETNNSSSDELTCDFELIDPEDVYKDNIRILLKSTELYTNLKCSEQLINIICDQQNIGKFVCVSNEEKNEKVNIIGFQTIVNINQYDEIHILKEFLLNKIKKINTFEYDENAKELINLISNNKNNIGLLINSRIINCPIKLIPLIHKNVMDDILWSQGIEDMDVNEKKFYFFDYILFYTKIYKNVNNELIFSNYEEQFFFQNKIYHVMWNNNNVKRFYEITNHKNREVNYKEYAMLFVIPFDKVSDAIGNIYATM; encoded by the coding sequence atGCCAACTTTCATGacttatataaaagaaaaaaatatttttgtaaaaaattctGAACAAGTAATGGAAGATGAAAAAACTGCAGGAAGGTCAGTTAACCAAAAAAGggagaaaataaaagtggAAAAGAATGCACAGATGAATAGGAACACGAACAATAACATGAACAATTTTGAAAGAAAGAGCGAAAAAATCGGGGGGAGggaaaaaagcaaaagaaaTCAGAATATCAAAAGGGAGAAACTGAAGatgaacaaaaatatgataaaaaaaaagggaaaaaaaaagaaaaaaaaaatgaagttgAATGAAAAGATGAACGAAAAGGTGAACGAAAAGGTGAACGAAAAGGTGAACGAAAAGGTGAACGAAAAGGTGAACGAAAAGTTGAACAAAAAGATGAGCGAAAAGATGAGCGAAAAGATGAGCGAAAAGTTGAACGAAAAGTTGAAGCAACGGACGGACAAGGTGTCTGAGTACAAGGAGAAACAAGTCGGGGGATATGTACAGGGAAACATAACAAGCCAAGGTAGTCCCGAAAAAGAAACGAATAACAGCAGCAGTGATGAGTTAACTTGTGATTTTGAATTAATAGACCCCGAGGATGTATATAAAGATAAcataagaatattattaaaaagtacGGAGCTGTACacaaatttaaaatgttctgaacagttaataaatattatatgtgaTCAGCAAAATATCGGAAAATTTGTGTGCGTTtcaaatgaagaaaaaaatgagaaagtaaatattattgGCTTTCAAACTATTGTTAACATTAATCAATATGAtgaaatacatattttaaaagaatttttattaaacaaaattaagaaaataaatacatttgaatatgatgaaaatgcaaaggaattaattaatttaatttcaaataataaaaataatataggtTTACTTATTAACAGcagaataataaattgtcctattaaattaattcctttaattcataaaaatgtaatggATGATATTCTGTGGTCTCAGGGTATAGAAGATATGGatgtaaatgaaaagaaattttatttttttgattatatactcttttacacaaaaatttataaaaatgtaaacaatgaattaattttttccaattATGAAGAACAgttcttttttcaaaataaaatataccaTGTAATGTGGAATAATAACAATGTAAAGAGGTTTTATGAAATAACGAACCATAAAAATAGAGAAGTTAATTATAAGGAGTACGCCATGCTATTTGTAATCCCGTTCGATAAGGTGAGCGACGCAATAGGCAATATATACGCCACCATGTAG
- the PmUG01_12040700 gene encoding conserved Plasmodium protein, unknown function, which translates to MNNFMVRIKGSSEKINNAIREVFTKNFVEDNFFEKEIELKDQVKKREIYMLTENYVDTYMKQYLIKNDDNHWFYSILCEFSVVPDNNNIITCTGVNDVSIIPSVLNVEFYASDVYFENMENEEFQIKLIEKRKKAYKEVKVKNRSVLLLHGYFNYIDKGDVRENKANDIKGLYYYIQENIHNLNKWVNNIEGSFILIYVHYEHGQVNFFFFNDQFGMKSFIFFYEQSSIILTNMYGFFINYDFNYIPINDEYYQFDDKSVRGNLNLIDDDPFLFFFHTNEKTPNKCTDRVVYCYSEENIIKREYLNMVNINEKVGFQINPYYVYNLVLLLEKGEIFLKNVKKENCIYTNHYEWNEQKLTFSQNFYDIFNYFERHHFFHNVHTDELVYLKKIVATLINQIKDHEENKKGGSNLNKGRMFTETKLNNIFINLYLNLLSNVIKKKLEQVFLHHSGKLDQKMEPKGENKIGVENTTSQGGKRKSVGILFSGGIDSTLLTLITIRNFFPLYEDGYMELINVSFNENAVDRYTCLIAYEKIINMFPGYDIRLVLVDVSGVELINYERIIYSLISPNNTTMDYNISSAFFFANMGKGYICQRSFFNLHEWKYIKKKAMAILNINFEGQIKEHTLGVPKEKEQSINVQNKKEEKDVEGVVGVCTERKIKNKCYVCEFVRNKKCVHRCCSICCRKLRYVYIKEFLLEKEKIKANKYMKENEVKNKKDGVTTPTSSSTRHNTYKKIDGSEKRQNNYVDMYEVKYDETNSNKKCIYLLIKKKKIFINFEIFRECHVHKGKMYDYQQIGLLYREFNKELEQSKNEGRKRGEDGKKDGVYIDKSNYLNSKYDNDTYDHMCGIVFDEKSHIQKNSSKRYLKKGNDETTRNAEKETYSLNEECYMREEKLSDNNFFLKKDKQNFIDKFVTARTANDANNFEKIKSLFSKEKYKKGESMNKKEAINKNKILTDYQHEKEEREDESLNFLNRKLYNKGNNEDTGEIYYCNHELLIIGSGADELYGGYYRQNNTNNTNKRKTQENYKMNEMIKDIKRIWNRNLYRDDRIFTFTSRSKKHIFYPYLNIHLVNFLFLVSFYLIEAPILSSFGLEKRNRSDDEGEAEETKEESLDEAAEDIPPIPISEEHTCQRYNVDKKERTKEKDTLMRKENYCLVFVERVEECYNLYRLIKNYKISKWILRMAIFFLKFKELMFFKKKAIQFGSKAKNTRKYMKESITSSFNDQGTGTCLLDTDNKKKGHDSYTLLSQYINTFEGIHVD; encoded by the coding sequence ATGAATAACTTTATGGTAAGAATTAAAGGCAGTAGCGAAAAGATCAACAATGCGATAAGAGAAGTATTCACAAAGAACTTTGTtgaagataatttttttgaaaaagaaattgaaCTAAAGGATCAGGTGAAGAAGAGGGAGATATATATGCTAACAGAAAATTATGttgatacatatatgaagcaatatttaataaaaaatgatgacaACCATTGGTTTTACTCCATATTATGTGAGTTCAGTGTTGTACCagacaataataatattattacttgtACAGGTGTTAATGATGTATCCATTATTCCTAGTGTACTAAATGTAGAGTTTTACGCTTCTGatgtatattttgaaaatatggaaaatgaagaattccaaataaaattgattgaaaaaaggaaaaaagcaTATAAAGAGGTTAAGGTAAAGAACAGGAGTGTTTTATTGCTCCATGGATACTTTAACTATATTGATAAAGGCGATGTTCGTGAGAACAAAGCAAATGATATAAAAGgcttgtattattatattcaagagaatatacataatttaaacaaatgggttaataatattgaaggaagttttattttaatttatgttcATTATGAACATGGTCaggtaaatttttttttttttaatgaccAATTTGGTATGAagtcttttatttttttttatgaacaaagCTCAATTATACTTACGAACATGTACggattttttataaattatgattttaattatattccCATAAATGATGAATATTATCAATTTGACGACAAATCAGTCAGAGGTAACTTGAATTTAATTGATGAtgatccttttttatttttttttcatactaATGAAAAAACTCCAAATAAGTGTACTGATCGCGTAGTATATTGCTATAGTgaggaaaatataataaaaagggaGTACTTGAATatggtaaatataaatgaaaaagtagGCTTTCAAATAAATCCATATTATGTGTACAATTTAGTgttattattagaaaaagGCGAAATTTTCCTAAAAAATGTGAAGAAGGAAAATTGTATTTACACAAATCACTATGAGTGGAATGAGcaaaaattaacatttaGTCAGAATTTTTACgacatatttaattattttgaacgacatcatttttttcataatgttCATACAGATGAACTAGTTTATTTGAAGAAAATCGTAGCAACTTTAATAAATCAGATAAAGGAccatgaagaaaataaaaaaggcgGAAGTAATCTTAATAAGGGGCGTATGTTTACAGAGACAAaacttaataatatttttataaatctgTACCTAAATTTGTTAAGCAatgtgataaaaaaaaagttggaGCAAGTTTTCCTGCATCATTCAGGTAAATTAGATCAAAAAATGGAGCCTAAGGGTGAAAATAAAATCGGAGTGGAAAATACTACTTCCCAAGgtggaaaaagaaaatcagTGGGTATCCTATTCTCAGGTGGAATCGATTCGACACTATTGACATTAATTACGATAAGAAATTTTTTCCCCCTTTATGAGGACGGATATATGGAATTAATTAATGTAtcttttaatgaaaatgcaGTTGATAGGTACACATGTCTTATTgcttatgaaaaaataattaatatgtttCCTGGATATGATATCAGATTAGTCCTTGTTGATGTATCCGGTGTTGagttaataaattatgaaaggataatttattctttgaTCTCACCAAATAATACTACAATGGACTATAACATTTCAtccgcttttttttttgcaaatatGGGTAAAGGATATATTTGTCAACgctcattttttaatttacatgaatggaaatatataaaaaaaaaggccaTGGCTATACTCAATATTAATTTTGAGGGGCAAATAAAGGAGCATACATTAGGTGTACCGAAAGAAAAGGAACAGAGTATAAATGTacagaataaaaaagaagagaaagaCGTGGAAGGAGTAGTGGGAGTGTGTACtgaaaggaaaataaaaaacaaatgctACGTGTGCGAATTTGTTAGAAATAAGAAATGTGTTCATAGGTGTTGTTCTATATGTTGTAGGAAACTaagatatgtatatataaaggaGTTTCTACTAGAGAAAGAGAAAATCAaagcaaataaatatatgaaagaGAACGaggtaaaaaataagaaagatGGTGTTACTACTCCTACCAGTAGTAGCACAAGACacaatacatataaaaagataGATGGAAGTGAAAAAAGACAAAACAACTATGTTGATATGTATGAAGTGAAGTACGATGAAACAAACTCGAacaaaaaatgcatatatttgctaataaaaaagaaaaaaattttcattaattttgaaatattccGTGAGTGCCATGTGCACAAAGGGAAAATGTATGACTACCAACAGATAGGCTTGCTCTACCGTGAATTTAATAAGGAGCTAGAACAGAGCAAAAATGAAGGAAGAAAAAGGGGGGAAGATGGAAAAAAGGACGGTGTATATATTGATAAGAGTAACTACTTGAATAGCAAATATGACAATGATACGTATGACCATATGTGTGGAATAGTTTTTGACGAAAAATCGCATATACAGAAGAACAGTAGCAAGAGGTACTTGAAAAAAGGGAATGATGAAACAACTAGAAATGCGGAAAAAGAAACATATAGTTTGAATGAAGAATGTTATATgagagaagaaaaattaagtgataacaatttttttttaaaaaaggataaacaaAACTTTATTGACAAGTTCGTTACAGCGAGAACTGCTAATGATGctaataattttgaaaaaataaaaagtctATTTTCCaaagagaaatataaaaaaggagaaagtatgaacaaaaaggaagctattaataaaaataaaattttaacagaTTATCAGCACGAAAAGGAGGAAAGGGAGGATGAgtctttaaattttttaaatagaaaattatataacaaagGTAATAATGAAGATACAggagaaatatattattgtaatcaTGAATTACTTATAATAGGTAGTGGTGCCGATGAATTGTATGGAGGTTATTACAGACAGAACAACAcaaataatactaataagagaaaaacgcaggaaaattacaaaatgaatgaaatgataaaagatattaaaagaatttggAATAGAAATTTATATCGAGATGATCGTATCTTTACTTTTACAAGTAGATCGAAaaagcatattttttatcccTACTTGAATATACATTTAGTGAACTTTCTGTTTTTGGTTTCGTTTTACTTGATAGAGGCTCCTATTCTTAGTTCGTTCGGTttggaaaaaaggaatagaAGTGATGATGAGGGAGAAGCGGAGGAAACGAAAGAGGAATCATTGGATGAAGCAGCGGAAGATATACCACCAATACCCATTTCAGAAGAACACACCTGTCAAAGATATAATGTAGATAAAAAGGAAAGGACAAAGGAGAAGGATACATTAATGAGAAAGGAAAACTACTGTCTCGTTTTTGTCGAAAGGGTAGAAGAATGTTACAATTTATACAgacttattaaaaattataaaattagtaaGTGGATTTTAAGAATGgccatatttttcttaaaattcaaagaattaatgtttttcaaaaaaaaagctattCAGTTCGGTtcaaaagcaaaaaatacaagaaaatatatgaaggAATCTATTACTTCATCTTTTAATGATCAAGGAACGGGTACTTGCTTACTTGATAcagataacaaaaaaaaggggcATGACTCATACACACTTTTATCTCAGTACATAAACACATTTGAAGGAATACATGTTGATTAA